Below is a window of Dehalococcoidia bacterium DNA.
TCGCGCCAGAAGCTCACCATCTTGACTTCATCGCCGATGACGATGGGCACGATTGGCGTCTCCGAGACGCCAATGTCGAAGCCGTCCTTGCGCAGGCCGTCGCGCAGGCGCTTCGCGTTGGCGTTCACCCGCTCCACGAGCTCTGGCTCCTCCATGAGCACGTCCAGCGCCGTGTGAGCGGCCGCCACGGACGAAGGCGGCATAGAGGCGCTGAACAGCATCGGGCGGGCGAAGTGCTTGATCCACTCCAGGACGTCCTCCGGCCCGGCCACGAAGCCGCCGATGGACGCCAGAGTCTTCGAGAACGTACCGACGACGAGGTCGACCTCATGGTCGAGGCCGAAGTGGCTGCCGGTGCCGCGGCCACCCTCGCCCAGGACGCCGATGGAGTGGGCGTCATCCACCAGGAGGCGCGCGCCGTAGCGCTTGGAGACACCGACGATCGCCGGGAGGTCGGCGATGTCGCCGCCCATGCTGTAGACGCCGTCGATGACCACCAGCGCCGCCTTGCGCTGCGTGACGCGGCGGAGCACCTCGTCCAGGTGGTTCGGCTCGTTGTGGCGGAAGCGGAAGACCTCGCCGTCCGAAAGCTTCGTGCCGTCGTAGATGCTGGCGTGGTCCCCCTTGTCGATCACTGCGGCGGCGTGGCGGTTCACCAGCGCCGAGATGGCGCCGAGGTTGGCCTGGTAGCCCGTGGAGAACACGAGGGCCGACTCGCGCCGCAGGAAGTGCGCGATCTTCTCCTCGA
It encodes the following:
- a CDS encoding pyridoxal phosphate-dependent aminotransferase family protein, which encodes MVHARWPAGDAAFSHLGPCSRKECALASETKPLADDELIPSTLSIDALDIGGYDDPQSRDVFAKARSFELVKQAKAFGMYPFYKPLDDNQGPEAIVDGKRVIMLGSNNYLGLTRHPRVIQAARDAVEKYGTSMTGSRLMNGTTNLHVALEEKIAHFLRRESALVFSTGYQANLGAISALVNRHAAAVIDKGDHASIYDGTKLSDGEVFRFRHNEPNHLDEVLRRVTQRKAALVVIDGVYSMGGDIADLPAIVGVSKRYGARLLVDDAHSIGVLGEGGRGTGSHFGLDHEVDLVVGTFSKTLASIGGFVAGPEDVLEWIKHFARPMLFSASMPPSSVAAAHTALDVLMEEPELVERVNANAKRLRDGLRKDGFDIGVSETPIVPIVIGDEVKMVSFWR